The Culex pipiens pallens isolate TS chromosome 2, TS_CPP_V2, whole genome shotgun sequence DNA window AATCTCGCACTCGCCTGCTCATCTTGGACTTGGAGAGTCGCTTCGAGACGGTTCCCGTACTCGACGTTGGGATGATACACGTGAGATTCTTCGCTTCGACGATTACAAGCGAAGGAGCGTTTGGCGCCTCTCAACCTCGGTTCCAACAGTGGTGAACGCGTGCCGGCGTTGTTCGCCGGTTGGTCCGGAACCTGATTCGGTGGCGGGGTCGTCCTCGTTCTGCGTTGCCGGCCTCCGTGGAGATGtcgatgatgatggtgatgccGATGAACGTAGATCGTGTGAACGCCGCCGCCAAGCTGCTCGAATGATTCCGTCGACTGGAACGTGGCCGGTTGGTGCAAGTCGAACTCTGTGTCCTCGTCATCAACCGAGGTTGTTGCGGTCGTTGTTTTGACAAGAGTGCTTTCGTCGGCTTGAACTTGAGGGCTGTACTCAGGCAGCCGGAGCTTCTACAGATACTGCTGTGGCCGCCAGCGTCTCATACTTCCGCTCCAATTTCTCAACTACCCCGCAGGCCTTTCGTACCCAGGTGGGAATCCATCTACGCAATATTGGAGCGACTTTTCTTAGGACCTGCGCGAGGTGAATAGGCGTCGCGACGCTCCGACCGCTTGCAGTTCTTTGACTCCTGAAATGAGAAAGTCGTTGAAAAAGGTGCGGTGTTTGGTCAATCCAAATCACTTAGCTTCTCCGTTGGAGCTTCGCTTGTGGCCACTGGAAGTTCCTGGTTGTTCGCCGAAATGTTCGTTTGCAATTCTTGTTGTCAAACGGCAACTGCTGGGACGaaacaatttaagaaattaggaattaaagaattgaaaCATGTTAATTTATGCGCCGCTGATCATCTGCTCTACTTCCTTGTGCTAAATGTATCTGGTTTCTTCTCCTGTCCACGCCTTCTTGCTTGCTGCTGGTGCTGACCAAGATGACTGCGTCGGTTTAACGGCACCGGCACCGCCACGGTCCTCCCCGGTCATCTCGTCGATAACCTCAGCGATCTCCAACCGTCACGCCGATCTGCTTTTCCGTCCCGGCGTTCACCTTGATCTTCATGACGAATTCCGGGGCCGCTACGTCCAGAAAATTGCTGAAGCAGCCTCCGTTTCGGCTGTTCTTCTTGCGCCCTCGTTTGGccagagctgctgctgctggatttGGAAGGGGAAGCTGCATCTGAAAGAAGGAAGAAATAAAAAGGTTTAATGCTACACCaagttctctctctctctctctgctctctgtaaaaaaaatcaactcaccAGTTTCTCTATGGTCTTTCACCGGTGCCACCGTGGTCTTCATTGCCTTTTTGTGGCCACGTTTGGGCTGCGCCGCCACCACACTCACTTCAAGTTCCAGCTGCTCCTTTACCAACTCCTTGGCAACGACCTCAAAACCCAGTATCCGTACCATTTTAAGCAGGCTTCTAGCTCTGGTTCTGAGCGGCGACCGCAGCCGCGGGTTGGCGTTTTTTCTTTTTGAGCGGCGGCCGCCGGTTCCGGGGGCTATCCTCTCTTATCCGGTGAGGCAGCTGCTGCAACACCTTCGGGGGGTCACTTTTGCGTCTCGCCATTTTCCCCAACTATGGGTTTTCTGCGGCCGGATCTTCGACCTCGGCCGGCACTGCTGCTTTCCAGCCTGGACGGCCTTGCGACTCCCATGGTCCCATGGTTTTTGGCACATTGCATCATCCGGGTGATGTTTTCATCGTGCATATTTCTAACCTCGTTTCTAACCTTATTAAGGTGAGTTCCGCGGCAGTTACGGAAGGGCTGAACGAGACGGCCGATGGCACAGTCAGTCAGTGAATCGTTCCGGAGGCCTCTGCAATAGCATTTTTTAAACACCGGCTAGTTGGGGACATACGGACTGAAAGGAGGAGACGCCGTTTTTCACCGCGACGGTTTAAATCACACATAAATATCGCGAAAACTTCGAAACACATTCCAATTACAACTTCCGCGAAAAATGCAAGATcgaaca harbors:
- the LOC120414739 gene encoding uncharacterized protein LOC120414739 isoform X2 gives rise to the protein MVRILGFEVVAKELVKEQLELEMQLPLPNPAAAALAKRGRKKNSRNGGCFSNFLDVAAPEFVMKIKVNAGTEKQIGVTVGDR
- the LOC120414739 gene encoding uncharacterized protein LOC120414739 isoform X1, with translation MVRILGFEVVAKELVKEQLELEVSVVAAQPKRGHKKAMKTTVAPVKDHRETDAASPSKSSSSSSGQTRAQEEQPKRRLLQQFSGRSGPGIRHEDQGERRDGKADRRDGWRSLRLSTR